GTAGGAGCATAAAATCTTTACGTATTTtcgaaattcaaaaaaatgttcAAAGAATAGATATTAGGCAGCCTGTTCGCATATCTTTTTCGCTCAGACGCAGGAAATTGTTATAAATAAGAACTCGAATGTTATTTTCTTCCGACTTGCCACTCTCGATATACAATAGTCTCATTTGAACACTCTCGATGTACAATAGTCTCATTTGATtctaaagtttattttaaaatatgagagTGGACCATAAGGCTGAATTATGTTTTCTTCATGGCTAATTCAATTTGCTATAATTAACTCATGAGAACAAATTAAAGTTTGACGGGCTaatgtttctttcctttcttgcttttcttgTTCGCATATAAGTTGTGGCATCTTGTCTCATGATTAAATTACCTAAAATTGGGTTTATGTAGTGTTTGAATCTCATTTATTTGTTAACCCAGTGGTAACGAAGGAATTAAGATTTCAGCGTTGCTTTTCTTGAAGTTTCAACTATCATATTCCTTGCCTAAAGTGATTAAGTCTTTAATTTTGTATGTTTGGCATTCTGGAATTTGAACGTTGCTTGTGATACATCGTTTATGAAGTATGATCCAGGAGTTGTAACTCTTTTTTGTGACATGCTTAATTGGGTCCTTTTGGGgcattaaaatgataaattatttctttatttcgcTAAAGACCATAAGAATTTCTTGTTGAAGCTTTATTTCCTCCTGCAGTTGAAATTTCTTTAATTGATTATGAACATTTTCTTCAAACATTATAGACTTTTGCTCCTATGGCATTTTTACTTGTGTATGAGTGTATTTGAATGAAGCAGGAATGCTATAGCTTATAAATTGTTAAAATCTTGGACGTATGTTAATTTCTTCATTCCTTTCTTTGCATGCGCCCCCCTTGGAGTTCAAATGGGCCCCTTCTCtctttgcatttcataaatgggccaatgaggcctatcCTTCCGAGTTAAGCCcaaaaagaaaatccaagaatCCATCGCATGGCGTATGGATACGAGGAATCAAAAGAAGAGTGGGTTAAAGTTCCACCTTTGAAGCGGCAAAGGGGACTTGAAAATCTCGTTATTTCTTcgttattgatttatttatccattctttccattatttatttttttacttatttatatttttgtttatttagtgacttatttatttattcatttgggcctcgaagccaaagttgtaaatttaaaacAGGTGGAGCGAGACTCGAGCCGAAAAGAGCTCGAAAACATaaaattaggacaggtgaaagatgggtcaaaaacccaactagattaggacagggtcgacggtttgggcttaaaagcctaaatcactacttctctCCTTTCCCTTTTTACTATTTGCTTACTTGTTTTACGTGTGTTTTGCGAACCTAGTAAAAtccttagtcaagtcgctaaaaaactggttttgcataaacaccaaaatattcctaaaatcacttttcttttcaaaaaataaactttttcaaagttaatcaaaagacgattttcaaagagtccggataaccgcaagttagcggacattttaggtgcctaataccttcctaaaacgttaataggaaccgcttatctagaatctctaacttaaaacgctttttctgttttgaatcgtttgcaataactctctaaaggtttcttaattccttttcaaaattaagtggcgactctcaaaaagtcaaaatttccgcaaaacaataTCAACCACAATCACATCCACACATCTACTACCCCCACCCAAAAGTAGCAGAAGAATAAGGGTTTGTAGTAATTTAAGTACCTTATCCTCTTGACGCTTGTGCTCCTTCTCTTTTAGTTCATTAACaaatttgttaaatatttcaAGCAGCAAGCCCTCACCACCCATTATTCTGTAAAATAATAACAGCAAAGAAATTCACATTCAATGTTACGACATAATGAGAATCATGAGATtatgaataaaaaagtaaaaatccagAGCATTTCATTTATAGCCAAAGAGGCTAGACAAATTGAAACTAGAGATTTAGCAGCATACTTCATCAGAACCTTGAAATAATCACAAATGccagaaattaaaaaattaaaacaatcacAAATGTCAGAAATTTAAAAACTAACTGCTAGAGCTATTAAACGCTCAGTGTTGGAACAACTAATAATTGACATCAACCAATTTCTAGAGGGATAAGTTcaacattaaaaatcacataGCGAAATGGTAATTCATGCTAATACTATAAAGAAATAGCCTACCTAAATGTTGAGGAATataaaacaacaaatcattcaaCACAGCTATTATTCTAAggtacattctagaactatgtgaaTTACTGAGTTTAGAATATTGAAGAGTTGGTCCTTGAAAATAATATCAATTATCATTCTCCAATGGTCCTTGCAATCGTGTTACTAATTCTAgatcaataaagaaaaagaagatacttGCCTATCTTCGAAGAGGGATTTGCAGTCCTCCCATTTCAATGATGCAGTAATTTCCTGCAACCACAGCAAACAAATAGATTATGGTTTAAAGGAAATATCATGGGATCCCATCCATATATCAAACACTGTTTACTATACCTTTGATGCGTGAAGAAATTCATAGAACTCATCTGCTAGACGTTTACGCTttttagcttctttttcttttttctccctGGCCCTTTACAGTAACTCCTCAAAGACAAACTATGCAGATGAAATATGCACATTCAATACTAAATGACCCGGCAAGCCCAAACCGTAGAACATAAAGTTTAGAAAGGAAGTATGGAATAAGATTCAGTATAATCCATGTATGTCCTCTTATTCCTTCGTTTGGAAGGcaagggggatataatgtaaGAGTATTATTACCATCTTTTGGAGTAACTCCTCACATTATaatctttgataaaatgctttaCAAAAGTTTTGAGCTATTGAAAGTAAACTAAAAGCCTTAAGAGACCCAACCGTCTAAGCATAATTCTTCGACAAGATACCCCTTGCAATTCCCTCTTCCCACATGCATAGATTATACGCCATGACCATAAAtaacctccaaaatccaaatgatatatgaagaatatccTCATTACAAAAATAGCAAATGATCGTTGATATCATCCAGTTATGCAGTTTAACTAGTTTTGTAGAGTAAACCTCTTATCCACTAACCGTAAAAATAGAAAACTACAAGGCAAATGAATTAAGCAACTTAAGATATGTGCGGTAGGTGTAATATTAAACACCGCCATCCAGGAaataaaaactaaggaaaatggtATCAAAACTGAAGAATTAGCAAAAGCTAACACCAAATATTTGATCAATGTGGTCCTCATctttattcttgaaggtttcAGGCTTACTTGCTAACCGACACACTACTCTTCTATTAACTCCACTACAACAAGATCAAAATTTAATGTGGGATAGGTTATGGTTGATACTAAAGGAAAATGCCACCAACCACAGTTGACTATCTACGAGTTGCCAATTTAGCAATCACCAACTGACCGACTTCCAGTGAAACATATCATGGAAGTACTACTTATGCTTTTGCACTCAATCTACTCATCTTATGCAGGACCTGTCCCAAAGACAAAAAGGGGACAAATACATAGAAATCCATTTAGTGAATGGGGTACTTCAATTTTCACAACATTCAATTCTACATGGGTCGATGTGAAACAGTATACAGTGCTTAGCCATAATTAGACCTTTAAGTTGGTATCTGACATTGGTGGAGAGCTAATATACTTGGCGATTGCAACCTTAAAATTATCAAGCGTCCAGGCTGATGTCAATCCAATCTGAAAGTAGAGACGGCTCAGCCAAAATATTAGGTACTAACCGAAGCACAACAGAGGTTAAAATGAAGAGTGGTGATTACCTCGGCCATCCTAACTGCATCTTTAATTTGTGACTTATCATCAAGATACTGAAGCAACATACAAGTAACACAAATTCAGAACCGCGatccaaaccaaaccgattaaaaaaaacttatatttggttaggtttggtttggatttgaattttaaaaaatcgatactaatttgatttggtttggtttggttttactctaaaataaccgacaaaataaccaaaccgaaccgatatacatatatattataattcTATATATGTTTTCCATAAATGTAATCTAAATATTTggtacattttatattttaattatgatttaactttagtcgtaacacattcAGTCATATGTCTTCATCTAGTTGACAATACATATGAGATTctaaataaatttcatattttgaatgacaaaatatactaattgtgaa
This sequence is a window from Capsicum annuum cultivar UCD-10X-F1 unplaced genomic scaffold, UCD10Xv1.1 ctg76595, whole genome shotgun sequence. Protein-coding genes within it:
- the LOC107853771 gene encoding uncharacterized protein LOC107853771; its protein translation is MAEIGLTSAWTLDNFKVAIAKYISSPPMSDTNLKEITASLKWEDCKSLFEDRIMGGEGLLLEIFNKFVNELKEKEHKRQEDKVLKLLQTLILLLLLGGGSRCVDVIVVDIVLRKF